The following are encoded together in the Roseobacter denitrificans OCh 114 genome:
- a CDS encoding methyl-accepting chemotaxis protein, whose protein sequence is MNAVTAQFNADESVSLEKSLHEIRDSVAAARVAAMQVLVFHMQGDTTDAQVVAPEELMQALSDVKKAHQSLGRMEVDHLQPLQIELPGQLSERVKHVTRDLAELSRMLERCTPCETDGIRGFNPSPDMYDLCCTRVAKGLNKLTSELAGFFLELTEADKSRALEKTNKIALEIGKIGRVINMVATNASIEAARAGDAGKGFTVIADEVKTLSSRVSSLSVSLTDHLS, encoded by the coding sequence ATGAACGCGGTTACCGCTCAATTTAACGCAGACGAATCTGTATCGCTGGAAAAATCGCTGCATGAAATCCGCGACAGTGTCGCTGCCGCGCGCGTGGCCGCGATGCAGGTGCTCGTCTTCCACATGCAGGGTGATACGACGGATGCGCAGGTGGTGGCGCCCGAGGAGTTGATGCAGGCGCTCAGCGATGTGAAAAAGGCCCATCAAAGCCTCGGAAGGATGGAGGTTGACCACCTCCAGCCGCTGCAGATCGAGTTGCCGGGACAGTTATCGGAACGGGTCAAACATGTGACGAGGGACCTCGCCGAACTGTCGCGTATGCTTGAGCGGTGCACGCCGTGTGAAACAGATGGTATTCGCGGGTTCAACCCGTCACCGGACATGTATGATTTGTGTTGTACGCGGGTGGCGAAGGGCCTCAACAAACTGACCAGTGAACTGGCCGGTTTCTTTCTTGAACTGACAGAAGCCGATAAATCGAGAGCGTTGGAAAAGACAAACAAAATCGCGCTGGAAATCGGGAAAATCGGGCGAGTGATCAATATGGTTGCCACCAATGCATCCATCGAAGCGGCGCGTGCCGGGGATGCCGGCAAGGGGTTCACGGTAATTGCGGACGAGGTGAAAACCCTATCCTCTCGTGTCTCATCGCTTTCGGTCTCACTCACGGACCATCTGTCCTGA
- the lon gene encoding endopeptidase La gives MQEPLNASYPVLPLRDIVVFPHMIVPLFVGRDKSVRALEEVMSDDKQILLSSQIDPGEDDPDSDGIFKAGVLANVLQLLKLPDGTVKVLVEGQARVRISEYIENDSFFEARAEYLTEMPGDLATTEALLRTVTDEFERYAKVKKNVPEEALAAVGESTEPAKLADLVAGHLGIEVAQKQDLLETLSVSERLEKVYGLMQGEMSVLQVEKKIKTRVKSQMERTQREYYLNEQMKAIQQELGDGEDGKNEVAELEAKIADTKLSKEAREKAEAEIKKLKNMSPMSAEATVVRNYLDWMLSIPWGTKSRVKKDLSRAQKILDDDHFGLEKVKERIVEYLAVQQRSTKIKGPIMCLVGPPGVGKTSLGKSVARATGREFIRISLGGVRDESEIRGHRRTYIGSMPGKIIQALKKAKTTNPLILLDEIDKMGQDFRGDPASAMLEVLDPEQNATFVDHYLEVEYDLSNVMFLTTSNSYNMPGPLLDRMEIIPLAGYTEDEKREIAKQHLIPKQIKNHGLKAKEFELQDSALSEMIRTYTREAGVRNLEREIAKVARKSLTKIIKKEAETVSVTDENLDEFLGVKKYRYGLAEKEDQIGVVTGLAYTSVGGELLSIEALRLPGKGRMKTTGKLGDVMKESIDAASSYVRSVSPQIGVKPPQFDRIDIHVHVPDGATPKDGPSAGLAMVTSIVSVLTQIPVRKDIAMTGEVSLRGNAMPIGGLKEKLLAALRGGITTVLIPEENAKDLPEIPDNVKEGLNIIPVSHVSEVLEHALISKPEGIEWDQEAEDAAAAAALARSSDTSDSATAH, from the coding sequence ATGCAAGAGCCTCTTAACGCCTCATATCCAGTATTACCGCTGCGCGACATCGTGGTTTTCCCACATATGATCGTCCCCCTTTTCGTAGGGCGTGATAAATCAGTGCGCGCACTTGAAGAGGTGATGTCAGACGATAAGCAGATACTTCTGTCGAGCCAGATCGACCCGGGCGAAGACGATCCCGACAGCGACGGTATTTTCAAGGCCGGCGTTCTCGCCAACGTGCTGCAACTGCTGAAATTACCCGATGGCACGGTGAAAGTGCTGGTCGAAGGACAGGCGCGGGTCCGGATCTCTGAATACATCGAAAACGACAGCTTTTTTGAAGCTCGGGCGGAGTATCTCACTGAAATGCCCGGCGATTTAGCCACGACAGAGGCGCTACTGCGCACGGTTACGGATGAGTTTGAGCGCTATGCCAAGGTCAAAAAGAACGTGCCCGAGGAGGCGCTTGCAGCGGTTGGCGAATCGACAGAGCCGGCCAAACTTGCAGACCTCGTGGCAGGGCACCTTGGCATAGAAGTCGCACAAAAGCAGGATCTGCTCGAGACGCTCAGCGTGTCTGAGCGGCTTGAGAAAGTCTATGGTTTGATGCAGGGCGAGATGTCCGTGCTTCAGGTCGAAAAGAAGATCAAGACGCGCGTCAAGTCGCAGATGGAGCGAACGCAGCGCGAATATTATCTGAATGAACAGATGAAGGCGATCCAGCAGGAGCTTGGCGATGGTGAGGACGGCAAGAATGAAGTGGCCGAACTTGAGGCAAAGATTGCCGACACCAAGCTGAGCAAAGAGGCGCGTGAAAAGGCCGAAGCGGAGATCAAGAAACTCAAGAACATGAGCCCGATGTCTGCCGAGGCGACCGTCGTGCGCAATTATCTCGACTGGATGCTGTCGATCCCCTGGGGCACCAAATCGCGCGTCAAAAAAGACCTGAGCCGTGCGCAAAAGATTTTGGATGATGATCACTTTGGCCTCGAAAAAGTCAAAGAACGGATCGTGGAATATCTGGCGGTGCAGCAACGCTCGACCAAGATAAAGGGGCCGATCATGTGTCTCGTCGGGCCTCCCGGCGTGGGTAAGACGTCTTTGGGCAAATCCGTGGCGCGTGCGACGGGCCGAGAGTTCATACGCATCAGCCTCGGTGGTGTGCGGGACGAATCCGAGATTCGCGGGCATCGCCGCACGTATATCGGTTCCATGCCTGGCAAGATCATCCAGGCTCTGAAGAAAGCGAAAACAACCAACCCGCTGATCCTTCTCGATGAAATCGACAAGATGGGGCAGGATTTCCGCGGCGATCCGGCTTCCGCCATGCTCGAGGTTCTGGATCCGGAACAGAACGCCACCTTTGTGGATCATTATCTGGAGGTCGAGTACGACCTGTCGAATGTGATGTTCCTGACCACATCCAACAGTTACAACATGCCAGGCCCATTGCTTGACCGCATGGAGATCATTCCGCTTGCTGGGTACACGGAAGATGAAAAGCGTGAGATTGCCAAGCAGCACCTTATCCCCAAGCAAATCAAGAACCATGGCCTCAAGGCCAAGGAATTTGAGTTGCAGGACAGTGCGTTAAGCGAAATGATCCGCACCTATACGCGGGAAGCGGGCGTGCGGAATCTGGAACGCGAAATCGCCAAGGTGGCGCGAAAATCCCTGACCAAGATTATCAAGAAAGAGGCCGAAACGGTATCCGTCACTGATGAGAACCTCGACGAATTTCTTGGGGTGAAGAAGTACCGCTATGGTCTGGCCGAGAAGGAAGACCAGATCGGTGTTGTGACCGGGCTTGCCTATACGTCGGTCGGCGGGGAGCTTTTGAGCATTGAAGCGCTGCGCTTGCCGGGCAAAGGTCGGATGAAGACCACGGGCAAACTGGGCGATGTCATGAAGGAATCCATTGATGCGGCATCAAGCTATGTGCGTTCGGTCAGCCCACAGATTGGGGTGAAGCCGCCACAGTTCGACCGCATTGATATTCACGTGCATGTTCCCGACGGCGCGACGCCCAAGGATGGTCCGTCTGCCGGTCTTGCCATGGTGACTTCCATCGTGTCTGTGCTTACGCAGATTCCGGTGCGCAAGGATATCGCCATGACCGGTGAGGTATCGCTGCGGGGCAATGCCATGCCGATCGGCGGTTTGAAAGAAAAGCTTCTTGCGGCGCTGCGCGGGGGGATCACGACCGTGCTGATCCCCGAGGAAAATGCCAAGGACCTGCCGGAGATACCCGACAACGTAAAAGAAGGGTTGAACATTATCCCCGTGTCCCATGTGTCCGAGGTTCTTGAACATGCGCTGATCAGCAAGCCCGAGGGGATTGAATGGGATCAGGAAGCCGAAGATGCCGCTGCGGCGGCGGCTTTGGCGCGTTCGAGCGATACAAGTGACAGCGCCACAGCGCACTGA
- a CDS encoding ABC transporter substrate-binding protein — MRHALVLTLCLILFGTVAPAREWEDRQRFGVSDAPITLRILSSTDTALFAPVLAAFVARRSDVAIDYFVAGTADLNTLFRQSPHAYDIVISSAMDLQFKLANDGFAQPMDMPGYPDWAHWRYTLFAFTSEPAAIVLNRQAFEGRDLPRTRQEVIRVLRDNPEQFSARVGTYDVRQSGLGYLFATQDARTSETYWRLMEVMGNLDAQLYCCSGAMIEDVAAGRILLAYNVLGSYAAARADLADQLEIILPSDFQTIMMRSALISGQTPNPEISRDFMRHLLPASGSGSNALLPMLELNSDAAGQGMIELSPALLTYLDALKSKGFLAEWVDAMIQ, encoded by the coding sequence ATGCGTCACGCTCTCGTTCTGACCCTGTGTTTGATCCTGTTTGGCACGGTCGCGCCCGCACGGGAATGGGAAGACAGACAGCGGTTTGGCGTAAGCGATGCGCCGATCACGCTGCGAATTTTATCCAGCACGGATACTGCGTTATTCGCTCCGGTTCTTGCCGCATTTGTCGCGCGCCGCAGCGATGTGGCAATTGACTATTTCGTAGCCGGGACAGCGGATTTGAACACCCTCTTTCGCCAGTCCCCGCACGCCTATGACATCGTGATTTCCAGCGCGATGGATTTGCAGTTCAAACTGGCCAATGACGGGTTTGCGCAGCCCATGGATATGCCGGGATACCCCGACTGGGCGCATTGGCGGTACACGCTGTTTGCCTTTACGTCCGAACCGGCAGCGATTGTGCTCAATCGGCAGGCGTTTGAGGGGCGGGATCTGCCGCGGACCCGGCAAGAGGTGATCCGGGTGCTGCGCGACAATCCGGAGCAGTTCAGCGCGCGTGTGGGCACTTATGACGTGCGTCAATCGGGGCTTGGATATCTGTTTGCCACGCAGGATGCGCGCACGTCTGAAACATATTGGCGCCTGATGGAGGTGATGGGCAACCTTGACGCGCAGCTCTATTGCTGTTCCGGCGCGATGATCGAGGATGTGGCAGCGGGTAGAATCCTTTTGGCCTATAATGTGCTGGGCAGCTACGCCGCCGCGCGCGCCGATCTGGCGGATCAGCTAGAGATCATCCTGCCCAGTGATTTTCAGACGATCATGATGCGCTCCGCCTTGATTTCCGGGCAGACCCCGAACCCGGAGATCTCAAGGGACTTCATGCGGCACCTGTTGCCCGCGTCCGGGTCGGGATCAAACGCGCTCTTGCCGATGTTGGAATTGAACAGCGACGCAGCGGGGCAGGGCATGATTGAACTCAGCCCCGCGCTATTGACCTATCTCGACGCCCTGAAAAGCAAGGGGTTTCTGGCCGAATGGGTGGATGCGATGATACAATAG
- a CDS encoding PLP-dependent cysteine synthase family protein, whose amino-acid sequence MSADHIRQTKGRGRLYDSVLDTIGNTPAIRINHLAPDHVTIYVKAEFFNPAGSVKDRLAVNIIEAAERAGTLKPGQTVVEATSGNTGIGLAMVCAQKGYPLVVTMAESFSVERRRLMRMLGAKVILTPKAEKGFGMYRKAVELAEQNGWFLAHQFETGANAAIHENTTGPEIVADFAGERLDYIVTGYGTGGTVSGLGRVIRKERPETKIILTEPSNAQLLGSGHAQERNADHSPAVSHPAFEPHPIQGWTPDFIPAVLQEAVDGAYYDELLPIAGADGVKCARLLAQKEGIFTGISGGSTFSVSLEIAKTAPPGSVILCMLPDTGERYLSTPLFEGIVEDMDAEEQAISRSTPGYQMG is encoded by the coding sequence ATGTCAGCAGATCACATCCGACAGACGAAAGGCCGGGGCAGGCTTTATGACAGCGTCCTTGACACGATCGGGAACACGCCGGCCATCCGGATCAATCACCTCGCCCCCGATCACGTGACGATTTATGTGAAGGCCGAGTTTTTCAACCCCGCCGGCTCCGTCAAGGATCGTCTGGCGGTGAACATCATAGAAGCGGCAGAGCGTGCAGGCACATTGAAACCGGGACAGACCGTGGTGGAGGCCACAAGTGGCAACACCGGCATCGGCCTTGCCATGGTCTGTGCGCAAAAGGGCTATCCGCTGGTTGTGACCATGGCGGAGAGCTTTTCGGTGGAACGGCGGCGGCTGATGCGGATGCTCGGGGCCAAGGTCATCCTGACCCCCAAAGCGGAAAAAGGTTTTGGGATGTATCGAAAAGCGGTGGAGCTTGCAGAACAAAACGGCTGGTTTCTGGCGCATCAGTTTGAAACGGGCGCCAATGCGGCGATCCATGAAAACACGACAGGGCCTGAAATCGTGGCGGATTTCGCGGGTGAGCGGCTGGATTACATCGTCACGGGCTATGGCACCGGGGGCACGGTGTCCGGCCTTGGGCGCGTGATCCGCAAGGAGCGGCCAGAGACAAAAATCATCCTGACCGAACCAAGTAACGCGCAGCTTCTGGGCAGTGGCCATGCGCAGGAGCGCAACGCAGACCACTCGCCAGCCGTCAGCCACCCCGCGTTTGAGCCGCACCCCATTCAGGGCTGGACACCGGATTTCATCCCGGCCGTTCTGCAGGAGGCTGTGGATGGTGCCTATTATGACGAACTGCTGCCCATCGCCGGTGCGGATGGTGTCAAATGCGCGCGGCTTCTGGCGCAGAAAGAGGGTATTTTCACCGGCATTTCGGGCGGGTCGACCTTTTCGGTGTCACTGGAAATCGCCAAAACTGCACCACCCGGCTCGGTGATCCTGTGCATGCTGCCCGATACCGGCGAGCGGTATCTTTCGACCCCGCTGTTTGAAGGCATCGTTGAGGATATGGACGCCGAAGAGCAAGCAATCTCACGCTCCACACCCGGGTATCAAATGGGATAA
- a CDS encoding sensor histidine kinase has translation MSEAVRSSASLRRRLTLGLIGGAAVLAVLIYLFTRAYATQIAQQGQDSILSASVSSILDSAVIRNGSLEIDFPYAALAMLNTDLDDRVFYAIYRDDVLLSGYPLLPRPARAGFDAISWTDEFNGAPVRITSDARRLFATDSATVISVSVAQTQDALSGTLRDISNTVALFGLGFFAMAAALSFWVTSATIGPLNRVTSSITRRGPQDLSPVEKPVPKEMVPLVSSLNNLMSRLDQSLQRSEDFIAEAAHRVRTPLATVRSHAEATLQRVEKEENRKALRAMVRAIDESSRAAGQLLDHAMITFRADHLERQSLDLTALVAELVSRLEPVAEMKDITFHVQAERQVIVLADAILVQNAMRNLIDNALKYAPAESEITIRVDQESAGRVTICDQGPGFPCDQMAGLVDRFARGRNAVGITGSGLGLTIAQDVAQAHGGALTLSNRKEGGACVTLSF, from the coding sequence ATGTCTGAGGCGGTCCGCTCTTCGGCATCTCTGCGCCGCCGCCTGACGCTTGGCCTGATCGGCGGTGCGGCGGTGCTGGCGGTTCTGATTTACCTGTTCACGCGCGCCTATGCGACACAGATTGCCCAGCAAGGTCAGGACAGCATCCTGAGTGCATCGGTTTCTTCGATTCTGGATTCGGCGGTCATTCGCAATGGAAGTCTTGAGATTGACTTTCCTTATGCTGCGCTCGCCATGCTCAACACCGATCTGGATGACCGGGTTTTCTACGCCATTTACCGCGATGACGTGCTGTTGTCGGGCTATCCGCTGCTGCCGCGTCCTGCGCGCGCCGGTTTTGACGCCATATCCTGGACGGATGAGTTCAACGGCGCGCCGGTGCGGATCACGTCAGATGCGCGCAGGCTTTTTGCGACCGACAGCGCGACGGTGATTTCGGTTTCGGTTGCGCAAACGCAGGATGCTCTGTCGGGCACTTTGCGGGATATTTCCAATACCGTCGCACTGTTTGGGCTGGGGTTTTTTGCGATGGCGGCCGCCTTGTCCTTTTGGGTGACCTCGGCCACCATCGGGCCGCTGAACCGGGTGACTTCATCCATCACACGGCGCGGCCCGCAAGACCTGAGCCCGGTTGAAAAGCCGGTGCCCAAGGAAATGGTGCCTCTGGTGTCTTCGCTGAACAACCTGATGAGCCGACTGGATCAGTCGCTGCAACGCTCTGAGGATTTCATCGCTGAGGCTGCGCACCGGGTCCGCACGCCGCTGGCCACCGTGCGCTCGCACGCCGAAGCAACCCTGCAGCGCGTCGAAAAGGAAGAAAACCGCAAGGCGTTGCGCGCCATGGTGCGGGCGATTGACGAAAGCTCGCGCGCGGCGGGGCAATTGCTGGATCATGCAATGATCACCTTTCGCGCCGACCATCTGGAACGGCAAAGCCTTGATCTGACAGCGCTTGTGGCCGAACTGGTCAGCCGGCTGGAACCCGTGGCAGAGATGAAAGATATTACATTTCACGTGCAGGCGGAGCGTCAGGTGATTGTTTTGGCGGATGCCATTCTGGTGCAAAACGCCATGCGCAACCTCATCGACAACGCGTTGAAATATGCCCCCGCCGAGAGCGAGATCACCATCCGCGTTGATCAGGAATCTGCCGGTCGGGTGACGATCTGTGATCAGGGGCCGGGCTTTCCCTGCGATCAGATGGCGGGCCTTGTGGATCGCTTTGCACGTGGACGCAATGCGGTGGGGATCACCGGCTCCGGGCTGGGCCTGACCATCGCGCAGGACGTCGCACAGGCCCACGGCGGGGCCTTGACCCTCAGCAACCGAAAGGAGGGGGGCGCATGCGTCACGCTCTCGTTCTGA
- a CDS encoding response regulator transcription factor — MKFLLVEDNIELAQAVLARLRLDGHVIDHAEKIEDAMAYAQVGDYDLILLDIMLPDGDGRDFLQQHRQSQKDTPVIVLTARSQVSDRITLLDLGADDYVTKPFDHAELEARCRAVLRRRAGSAQTVTQLRDVIFDPVRGSLSVAGQSVKLRNRELRLLELFINAPGQLFSKQKLVDRLFSYDEDVSDNAIEVYVGRLRKHLEPSQLRIKTSRGLGYSLEHV; from the coding sequence ATGAAATTTCTTTTGGTGGAAGACAACATTGAATTGGCGCAGGCGGTGTTGGCGCGTTTGCGTCTGGATGGCCATGTGATTGATCATGCTGAGAAAATTGAAGACGCCATGGCCTATGCGCAGGTGGGCGATTATGATCTGATCCTGCTTGACATCATGTTGCCGGATGGGGATGGGCGCGACTTTCTGCAACAGCATCGTCAAAGCCAGAAGGACACGCCGGTCATCGTTCTGACGGCGCGCTCGCAGGTTTCAGACAGAATCACCCTGCTGGATCTGGGGGCGGATGACTATGTCACCAAACCGTTTGACCACGCGGAACTTGAGGCGCGCTGCCGTGCGGTGCTGCGCCGTCGGGCGGGGTCTGCGCAAACCGTCACGCAGCTGCGCGATGTGATCTTTGATCCGGTCCGGGGCAGTCTGAGCGTCGCGGGCCAATCCGTTAAGCTGCGAAACCGGGAGCTGCGGCTGCTTGAGTTGTTCATCAACGCCCCGGGGCAGCTTTTTTCGAAACAGAAGCTGGTGGATCGGCTGTTTTCCTACGACGAAGATGTCTCCGACAATGCGATCGAGGTGTATGTCGGTCGCCTTCGTAAACATCTTGAGCCGTCGCAATTGCGGATCAAAACCTCGCGCGGTTTGGGGTATAGTCTGGAACATGTCTGA
- a CDS encoding tripartite tricarboxylate transporter permease, with protein sequence MLEGLLIGLQTALSIQNLAMVIGGCLIGTFIGMLPGLGPMSIIAIMIPVAISLGDPSAALILLAGVYYGAIFGGSTSSILLNAPGVAGTVASSFDGFPMARQGKAGKALTIAAIASFAGGTIGAILLMVFAPMLSSVALLFHSAEYFALMVVGLSAIAAFAGTGQVAKAIMMTVLGLIMATVGEGALFNMPRFTMGLMDLQSGFGFITLAMAMFALPEALFLVLKPRQSKESDGDIKDLRITRQEARAIAPVIGRQSVQGFFIGVLPGAGATIASFLGYAVERNIASKEEQEQFGKGSVKGLAAPETANNAACTGSFVPLLTLGIPGSGTTAILLGALIALNVTPGPRLMLDAPEVFWAVIMSMFIGNLVLLVLNLPLIPYIAKVLSIPRNFLIPFILFFTLMGAYIGQNNATELLLLVGFGICATILRFADYPLAPLLIGFILGGMLEDNFARSMQLYDGISFVWERPMTLGLLIIAAILIILPSYRARRARLRASGIADGD encoded by the coding sequence ATGCTCGAAGGACTGCTGATCGGCCTGCAAACGGCCCTGTCGATCCAAAATCTCGCAATGGTGATTGGTGGGTGTCTCATTGGCACGTTCATCGGCATGCTGCCGGGTTTGGGTCCGATGTCCATCATCGCGATCATGATTCCGGTTGCCATTTCACTGGGCGATCCCTCTGCGGCGCTCATTCTGCTGGCGGGCGTTTACTATGGTGCGATCTTTGGCGGCTCGACCTCGTCGATCCTGCTGAATGCGCCGGGCGTGGCAGGCACGGTCGCCAGCAGCTTTGACGGCTTCCCGATGGCGCGACAAGGCAAGGCGGGCAAGGCCCTGACCATCGCGGCCATCGCGAGTTTCGCAGGCGGGACAATCGGTGCGATCCTCTTGATGGTGTTCGCACCAATGCTGTCATCCGTTGCGCTGCTGTTCCATTCGGCTGAATATTTTGCCCTGATGGTCGTGGGCCTGTCGGCCATCGCCGCCTTTGCAGGCACGGGTCAAGTGGCCAAGGCGATCATGATGACCGTGCTCGGCCTGATCATGGCAACCGTTGGCGAAGGTGCGCTGTTCAACATGCCCCGCTTCACCATGGGGTTGATGGACCTGCAATCGGGCTTTGGGTTCATCACGCTGGCCATGGCGATGTTCGCCCTGCCAGAGGCGCTGTTTCTGGTCCTCAAACCCCGCCAAAGCAAGGAAAGTGACGGCGATATCAAGGATTTGCGCATCACCCGTCAAGAGGCACGTGCCATCGCGCCCGTGATCGGGCGCCAATCCGTGCAGGGCTTCTTCATCGGTGTTTTACCCGGTGCCGGGGCCACAATCGCGTCCTTTCTGGGCTACGCTGTGGAACGCAACATCGCGAGCAAGGAAGAACAGGAGCAATTCGGCAAAGGATCGGTAAAGGGTCTCGCCGCGCCGGAAACAGCAAATAACGCCGCCTGCACCGGGTCATTTGTTCCCCTGCTCACCCTCGGCATTCCGGGCTCGGGCACAACAGCGATCCTGCTGGGTGCCTTGATTGCGCTGAATGTGACGCCCGGTCCCCGCTTGATGCTGGACGCACCGGAGGTTTTCTGGGCCGTCATCATGTCAATGTTCATCGGTAATCTGGTCTTGCTGGTCCTGAACCTGCCCCTCATTCCTTACATTGCCAAGGTCTTGTCGATCCCGCGCAATTTCCTGATCCCGTTCATTTTGTTTTTCACGCTGATGGGGGCGTATATCGGCCAGAACAACGCGACCGAACTGTTGTTGCTGGTAGGGTTTGGCATCTGTGCCACCATCTTGCGATTTGCCGACTACCCGCTTGCGCCCCTCCTGATCGGGTTCATCCTCGGCGGCATGCTGGAGGATAACTTTGCCCGCTCCATGCAGCTTTATGATGGCATTTCCTTTGTCTGGGAACGCCCGATGACTCTGGGCCTTCTGATCATTGCGGCCATCCTCATCATCCTGCCGAGCTACCGCGCGCGCCGGGCAAGACTACGTGCGAGCGGGATTGCAGACGGGGATTGA
- a CDS encoding Bug family tripartite tricarboxylate transporter substrate binding protein — translation MSTLKLGRRALIGAAVAAMSLGAPAFSDGHQAVESIHFLIPGGAGGGWDGTARGTGEALTAAGLVGTASYENMSGGGGGKAIGYLIENADSNHGTLMVNSTPIVIRSLTGVFPHNFRDLTLVAGTIGDYAAIVVGKDSPVNNMADLLAAYDADPNGTAIGGGSVPGGMDHLVAAMVMEAAGKDALGVKYIPYDAGGKAMAALLSGEIAALSTGFSEAVDLAEAGEVKIIGVTSDERVSAAPDAMTMKEQGIDTTFINWRGFFGAPGLPAEKVAAYQDAIAKMYDTPEWEEVRARNGWVNIHNPGDDFKAFLEEQEKVIGDLMKKLGFL, via the coding sequence ATGAGTACATTGAAACTGGGCCGTCGGGCCCTGATTGGCGCGGCTGTGGCCGCAATGAGCCTTGGCGCACCAGCCTTTTCGGATGGTCATCAGGCGGTTGAGAGCATCCACTTCCTGATCCCGGGCGGTGCCGGCGGAGGCTGGGATGGCACGGCGCGCGGCACGGGCGAAGCGCTCACCGCCGCAGGTCTGGTCGGCACAGCCTCATACGAAAACATGTCAGGCGGCGGCGGCGGCAAGGCCATTGGCTATCTGATCGAGAACGCAGACAGCAATCACGGCACCCTGATGGTGAATTCCACACCCATCGTGATCCGGTCCCTGACAGGAGTGTTTCCGCACAACTTCCGGGATCTGACGCTGGTGGCGGGCACCATCGGTGACTATGCCGCCATCGTGGTGGGCAAGGACAGCCCCGTCAACAACATGGCCGACCTGCTGGCAGCCTATGACGCGGACCCGAATGGCACAGCCATCGGTGGCGGGTCGGTGCCGGGCGGCATGGACCACCTCGTGGCGGCCATGGTCATGGAAGCCGCGGGCAAGGATGCGCTTGGCGTAAAATACATCCCCTATGACGCGGGTGGCAAAGCGATGGCGGCCCTGCTGTCAGGTGAGATCGCCGCTCTGTCGACCGGGTTTTCCGAGGCCGTCGACTTGGCTGAAGCCGGCGAAGTCAAGATCATTGGCGTGACATCAGACGAGCGCGTCAGTGCCGCACCCGATGCCATGACGATGAAGGAACAGGGTATCGACACAACCTTCATCAACTGGCGTGGTTTCTTTGGTGCGCCGGGCCTGCCCGCAGAGAAAGTCGCCGCCTATCAGGATGCGATCGCCAAGATGTACGACACGCCCGAGTGGGAAGAAGTGCGCGCCCGCAACGGATGGGTCAACATTCACAACCCCGGCGATGACTTCAAAGCCTTCCTTGAAGAGCAAGAGAAAGTCATCGGGGACCTGATGAAAAAACTGGGCTTTTTGTAA
- a CDS encoding tripartite tricarboxylate transporter TctB family protein, whose protein sequence is MALDRWIGLVLLGVCLIYGYAAWFTMDDSLAPFMQRNPIWPSTFPKVLSVLGILASLFIVLGFEKGEAKVGDIDYRKLWEYNLGQALLLLALMAAYALLLRPAGFLLSTSGFLILGSVILGERRIILTVIIAAIATGIVWYLVQVILGIFLRPLPLFLGAT, encoded by the coding sequence ATGGCGCTGGATCGCTGGATCGGACTTGTCTTGCTTGGTGTGTGCCTGATTTATGGCTATGCGGCCTGGTTCACCATGGACGACAGCCTCGCCCCCTTCATGCAGCGCAACCCGATATGGCCCTCGACCTTTCCAAAGGTGCTGTCGGTTCTGGGCATCCTTGCTTCCCTATTCATCGTGCTGGGCTTTGAGAAGGGCGAGGCGAAGGTCGGCGATATCGATTACAGGAAGCTCTGGGAGTATAATCTCGGTCAGGCCTTGCTGCTTCTGGCGCTGATGGCCGCCTACGCACTGTTGTTGCGCCCTGCCGGTTTTCTGCTCTCGACCTCGGGCTTTCTCATCCTCGGCTCCGTCATTCTGGGGGAGCGCAGGATCATTCTGACCGTGATCATCGCGGCCATCGCCACAGGTATCGTGTGGTATCTGGTGCAGGTCATCCTGGGGATTTTCCTGCGTCCACTGCCGCTATTTCTGGGAGCCACATGA